The Fastidiosipila sp. genome has a window encoding:
- a CDS encoding uracil-xanthine permease yields the protein MAKEKSKLGIEPVYDVRELGVPKTLVLGVQHLFAMFGATILVPIITGLPVSTALLTAGAGTLFFHLVTGGKVPAFLGSSFAFIAGYLHVGQNDPAKLPYACGGVFVAGFVYIIVAGIIKLVGPKRVMRFFPPVVTGPVIMLIGLVLSPVAIGGIMAPIETAKGVLPAGVNWLIALVSMVTIIVCNLWGRGMLKIIPILMGVITGYVVSILFGVVNFSALKGVGIVGVPVTAAQIMKFDVSAIITIVPIALATMMEHVGDIVAISATVGRNFISKPGLHRTLVGDGVATSLASIVGGPANTTYGENTGVLVLTRVYDPRVMQVAAVMAIVASFLPIVGSAIGTIPGVVINGVSFILYGMITAIGVRNMVENRVDLTSTRNLIVAAVILVSGLGFDVVGGLTFPVGATSINLSGLAIAAILGILLNAILPGKDYEFKEEGEE from the coding sequence ATGGCAAAAGAGAAATCAAAGCTGGGCATTGAGCCCGTCTATGACGTAAGAGAGCTGGGGGTTCCCAAAACTCTGGTCCTGGGCGTGCAGCATTTGTTTGCGATGTTCGGCGCTACCATCCTGGTTCCCATTATCACCGGGCTCCCTGTTTCGACAGCCCTGCTGACAGCCGGTGCCGGAACCCTGTTTTTCCACCTGGTCACGGGAGGAAAGGTTCCTGCCTTCCTCGGCTCTTCCTTTGCCTTCATCGCAGGTTACCTGCATGTGGGGCAAAATGACCCGGCCAAGCTGCCTTATGCGTGCGGCGGTGTCTTTGTCGCCGGTTTCGTTTACATCATCGTTGCCGGCATCATCAAGCTGGTCGGTCCCAAACGCGTCATGCGCTTCTTCCCGCCGGTTGTCACAGGCCCGGTCATCATGCTGATCGGTTTGGTTCTGTCCCCGGTCGCCATCGGCGGCATCATGGCCCCGATTGAGACGGCGAAAGGGGTACTCCCGGCAGGCGTCAACTGGCTGATCGCCCTGGTTTCAATGGTGACCATCATTGTCTGCAACCTCTGGGGCAGGGGCATGCTGAAGATCATCCCCATCCTGATGGGGGTCATTACGGGCTATGTTGTCTCCATACTCTTCGGCGTGGTTAACTTCTCCGCGCTCAAGGGTGTCGGCATCGTCGGCGTCCCGGTCACGGCGGCCCAGATCATGAAATTCGATGTGAGTGCCATCATCACGATTGTGCCCATCGCCCTGGCTACCATGATGGAGCATGTGGGCGATATCGTCGCCATTTCGGCTACGGTCGGCAGAAACTTCATCTCCAAGCCGGGTCTGCACAGAACCCTGGTCGGTGATGGTGTGGCGACCAGCCTGGCCTCCATCGTCGGCGGACCCGCCAACACCACTTACGGTGAGAATACCGGCGTCCTGGTCCTGACCCGCGTCTATGACCCCCGGGTGATGCAGGTGGCGGCGGTCATGGCGATTGTTGCCAGCTTCCTGCCCATCGTCGGCAGCGCCATCGGAACCATTCCGGGCGTGGTCATCAACGGCGTGTCCTTCATCCTCTATGGTATGATCACCGCCATCGGTGTCCGCAACATGGTTGAGAACCGGGTCGACCTGACCAGCACCCGCAACCTGATTGTGGCAGCCGTCATCCTGGTGTCCGGCCTTGGCTTCGACGTGGTCGGCGGCCTGACCTTCCCGGTGGGCGCGACTTCGATCAACCTGTCAGGCCTGGCCATCGCGGCCATCCTGGGCATCCTCCTGAATGCCATTCTTCCCGGCAAGGACTATGAGTTCAAGGAAGAAGGCGAAGAGTAA